The DNA sequence CGTGGTAATTTCCATCCAAACAGGAGATCTATTGGTAAGAAAAGTCCTTCTGGACCCAGGGAGTAGTGCAGACGTCCTTTTCTATTCTACCTTTTTAAAAATGAACTTGTCTGAAAAACTAATACAACCTTCATCCGGAGAACTCGTGGGATTCTCCGGAGAAAGGGTACCAATAAAAGGATACATATGGTTAAAAACGACAATGGGTCAACACCCACTATCCAGAACATTCGATATACAGTATCTGATAGTGGACTGCAGCAGCCCTTACAACATTATTCTCGGGAGACCAGCTCTGAACATGTTCAGAGCGGTAATATCAACATTTCATCTGTGTGTTAAGTTTCAGGCGCAGGACGGCAGAATAGCAACGATTCATTCAGATCGCCAACAAGCTCGGCAATGTTACAACTCCAGCCTAAAAAGGTCGGACACGAAACAAAAGCAGCACGAAGTCAAAACAGTACAAATTCGGAAGGAGATCCTGTCCCACGCCGAGCTTGACCCCCGAGAACACACACAAGAAAGACCTCAACCGACGGATgagcttcagaaaatccaattGACATCAAAGTCAGAACAGGTAACATACATTGGTCAAGCGCTACAGGAACAAGAAAGGTCGGACCTCATAAAACTGCTACGAAACAACTCTGACCTATTCGCCTGGACTCCAGCAGACATGCCAGGAATAAGTCCCGATGTCATTTGCCACAAACTCCCCACTAACCCAACAAGCCGACCTATAGCCCAGAAGAAAAGAAAGCTAGGAGCAGAGAAATCCAAGGCAGCCCTGGAAGAAACAGATAAGCTCCTTCAAGCCAATTTCATCAGAGAAATCCGCTTCACCACGTGGCTCTCAaacgtggtaatggtaagaaaaagctcaggtaaatggcgcatgtgcgtcgactttacagatttaaacaaagcatgtccTAAAGATGCCTACCCCTTACCTTGCATTGACAAGCTCGTAGACAACGCCTCAGGCTTCAAAAGCCTGAGCTTTATGGATGCCtactctgggtataatcaaatactCATGCATCCTGAGGACCAAAGCAAGACAGCATTCATCACAGAACATGGAAACTTTTGTTATCGagtaatgccttttggcttaaagaatgcaggtgcaacctATCAGCGCTTGATGGACAAGGTCTTCCATCATCAAATAGGGCGCAACATGGAAATCTATGTGGACGATATGGTCGCTAAAACCACAGAGGGAATGTCACACTGTGAAGACCTCAACGAGATATTCAGACAAATCCGAGCATATAATATGAGACTGAACCCGGAAAAGTGCGCTTTTGGAGTAAGAGGAGGAAAATTCCTCGGATTCATGCTTACCTCGCGAGGTATCGAGGCAAATCCTGAGAAGTGCTCGGCGGTACTCAATATGTCAAGCCCTACAACAATAAAACAAGCGCAGCAATTAGCAGGAAGAATAGCAGCATTATCTCGGTTCATACCCGCAGCATCAAACAAAGCATATCACCTTTTCCAAACAATATCGAAGAACAAAAAATTCCATTGGACAGAAGAAGGCGAGAAAGCTTTTTCCGAGCTTAAGACAATCCTATCATCACCTCCAATACTACAAAAGCCAGAAATCGGTAAACctttatgtttatatttatcTGTTTCAAATTTTTCTATAAGTTCGGCTCTTGTGATCGAAGCAGGAAAGATACAACGACCAGTATACTTCGTAAGTAGAGTCATGCAGCCAACGGAGCAACGATACCCGAAGATAGAACAACTCGCCCTGGCACTGATAACCACGGCAAGAAGATTAAGACACTATTTCCAGAGCCATACAATCATAGTAAGGACAAACCAACCATTAAGGCAGATATTGACAAAGCCAGAACTGGCCGGACGCCTCACCAGATGGTCCATCGAGCTTTCAGAATTCGACGTCCAGTTCCAACCAAGGTCGGCACTAAAATCACAAGTGTTGGCCGACTTTATCTCGGAAATGACAACCGAAAAACGAGACAAGTCTTGGGAACTACATGTTGACGGAGCATCAAGCCGAGAAGGGAGTGGGGCAGGAATAATCCTCAAAGAGGGAGATGAGGTGATAGCCGAACAAGCACTCCAATTCCACTTCCCAGTGAGCAACAATCAGGCCGAATATGAAGCCCTCATCGCAGGACTCAAGCTCGCCCTCAACTCCCAAGCACAGAGCCTGACCACATATTGCGACTCCCTCCTCGTAGTCCAACAAATCCGAGGAGAATTCCAAGTAAAAGATCCGCTGCTCGAGCAATACTGGCTCTTAGCAAAGGATctcatttcaaaatttaattcatttaaCATACTGCATGTTAAAAGAGAACAAAATGTAAGAGCAGATATACTATCCAAGCTCGCTGCTACCAGAGCAAACACACAAACATCTGCATTAACACAGCTCTCACTCGAAAAACCAAGCACCGAGCTATTACATGTGATAAATGTTAACCACCTCCATGATTGGAGAGCTCCTTTTCTTGAATATATTAGTACAGGTGCCATACCAAGACATGAGCTCAAGCCACAACACTTCAGGCGAAAGGCCAGTCTTTACACGAACATAGGAGGAAAACTCTACAGACGAGGATTCTCACAACCGCTGCTAAGATGTCTAAACGACGATGAAGCAAAAGAAGTAATGGACGAGGTCCACGAGGGAGTCTGCGGAAACCACATCGGAGGACGAGCACTAGCAGCTAAGATCATCCGAACAGGGTATTACTGGCCGACCGTAAAGAGGGACTGTATCGCAAAAGTCAAAGCGTGTGAGAACTGTCAGAAACATGCAGCTATATCTACCAGGCCAGCCGAGCTATTACACACCATGGAGGTAAGCTGGCCATTCTATAGATGGGGGCTCGACATACTCGGCCCATTTCCAACAGCACCAGGACAGGTAAAATTTCTTTTA is a window from the Arachis hypogaea cultivar Tifrunner chromosome 1, arahy.Tifrunner.gnm2.J5K5, whole genome shotgun sequence genome containing:
- the LOC112710811 gene encoding uncharacterized protein encodes the protein MADNGARQLTQAELMTQMAELQAEVKRLAELSQQNQANKRDESNPKSSPTAGTDLLITNPPKERLTLDNPFSEEITNYQMPKHFTLPSSLEPYKGIGDPRAHIKKFQSMMFFNGPKNEPILCRAFPTYLDGAALLWFSKLPEGSISSFEELARSFIDYFAAARIYVHGSDYLGTIRQGPQESLKDYLTRFADATMEIPDLDPAVHLHAIKAGLKPGKFRETIAVTKPKILEEFRERAAGQMEIEELREAENKDRRQPRKEESRTIRSGDDRGIRKTFKLTPKFDNYTRFNTKRERIIKEILNAKIIKPPVRAGSYQDQRFVDRTKHCAFHQKYGHTTDECIIAKDLLERLARQGLLDKYIEGTRHKGAKTNSDEQQTPRNKESDKWPNNNPPKGIINCISGGFACGGETASARKRSYRTMLAIKQTTPHSHIEADNLEITFNQSDVYSVAPNADDPVVISIQTGDLLVRKVLLDPGSSADVLFYSTFLKMNLSEKLIQPSSGELVGFSGERVPIKGYIWLKTTMGQHPLSRTFDIQYLIVDCSSPYNIILGRPALNMFRAVISTFHLCVKFQAQDGRIATIHSDRQQARQCYNSSLKRSDTKQKQHEVKTVQIRKEILSHAELDPREHTQERPQPTDELQKIQLTSKSEQVTYIGQALQEQERSDLIKLLRNNSDLFAWTPADMPGISPDVICHKLPTNPTSRPIAQKKRKLGAEKSKAALEETDKLLQANFIREIRFTTWLSNVVMLVDNASGFKSLSFMDAYSGYNQILMHPEDQSKTAFITEHGNFCYRVMPFGLKNAGATYQRLMDKVFHHQIGRNMEIYVDDMVAKTTEGMSHCEDLNEIFRQIRAYNMRLNPEKCAFGVRGGKFLGFMLTSRGIEANPEKCSAVLNMSSPTTIKQAQQLAGRIAALSRFIPAASNKAYHLFQTISKNKKFHWTEEGEKAFSELKTILSSPPILQKPEIGKPLCLYLSVSNFSISSALVIEAGKIQRPVYFVSRVMQPTEQRYPKIEQLALALITTARRLRHYFQSHTIIVRTNQPLRQILTKPELAGRLTRWSIELSEFDVQFQPRSALKSQVLADFISEMTTEKRDKSWELHVDGASSREGSGAGIILKEGDEVIAEQALQFHFPVSNNQAEYEALIAGLKLALNSQAQSLTTYCDSLLVVQQIRGEFQVKDPLLEQYWLLAKDLISKFNSFNILHVKREQNVRADILSKLAATRANTQTSALTQLSLEKPSTELLHVINVNHLHDWRAPFLEYISTGAIPRHELKPQHFRRKASLYTNIGGKLYRRGFSQPLLRCLNDDEAKEVMDEVHEGVCGNHIGGRALAAKIIRTGYYWPTVKRDCIAKVKACENCQKHAAISTRPAELLHTMEVSWPFYRWGLDILGPFPTAPGQVKFLLVAVDYFSKWIEAQPLARITAEKVRSFIWKSIICRFGIPREIISDNGRQFTDNKLRSFLKNFNIKHHFSSVEHPQTNGQAEAANRVILQALKKKLNDAKGEWAELIPEVLWGYNTTIQTTTGETPFKLVYGSEALIPIEVGIPTLRADLYDEQHNLQARNVELDLAEESRELAAIRQRAVKQIAEKKHNKRVSPRTFAEGDLVLRKTEEARRPPTQGKLAANWEGPFRVIKVLGMGAYQLQTLQGNPIARTWNISSLKMYQS